In Mustela lutreola isolate mMusLut2 chromosome 4, mMusLut2.pri, whole genome shotgun sequence, the genomic stretch GTGCTGGGTGTGGAGGTACTTTGGGCCAGAAGGAGGCCTGAGTGAAAGGAGACTCACATCGAGCCCTCGCTTTGTGTCAGGCATTCCGAACAGAGTGGCTCATGGGATCCTAACGATGCTGGGAGAGTGGTGAGCCCCTGTTCTGCAGGTGAGCAAACAGGTTCAGAGGGCGACGCCCCCGGTCACAGAGCTGGAACTGGAGCTGGAGCTTGCGGTCTGTCAAATTCTAGGACCGTGCTTACTCTACCCTAGAACTAAGAATTCTTCTCTCAAAGCCTAGAAGCAGGTGCGGGGCGGCTGGCCTGGCTAGAAAGAGCAGCCCCTCCCTGTGGAAGGGCCCTTGGCTCAGTTCAGGCATCAAGGGGGAAATCTGCCATCAGAGGCCACTGGGGCCCAGAATCTGGTCCTAGCTCCCTACCAGTTGGCTTCCTGTCCCTTCCCTATTCTGAGCCTCAAGGAGAATGCCCCCAAGCTTCCTTCCTGCAATCAACAGCCAGAGTCCAAAATACCCATTTCTCAAACCCCGCTGCACCCAGGGCCGCGCCTAGGGCTTCCGCCAGTGGCCGTAATGAGAGGTTCCAGAAGAGCAGCCAGCTCAGTGCGGACACATTCATTTGGAAAATCACCACCCAGCTCGGAAACAAGTTTCTCAAGTGGCGGCGAGCGGCTCCTCCCCACCTTGGTCCAGGTGCCACAGGGCAGAGCAGCTCAGAAACCCAGAAGAGCCAGAAGCCACAGCAGGAAATCCAGCCCCCGCCACCCTTTGTGTGGTGCCCTGGAAGCACGGTTTCTGGCTTTCCAAAGTGACCTGGTGAGCTTGCAAAGGACAGCTTCACCTCCAGGAAAATGCATTTCAATTACTGAACACAAAAGCTTCCGAACATCAAGGCTATGTTTTAAAAGGCCCTTTGACTTTTATATGTGATGGCTCACAATGACTAGAGCTGTCATAACACTATAAATCCACGTCATCGGTAGAGGCTTTAGCTCCTATGGACCTCTGAATCCTGTAACAAGCTCCTTTTGAGCCCAGCAAGGTTATACAAGACGGACGTGTAGCTGCAGACAGGCCAAACCGCCGGAAATGACCCTTCCCCAGTGGCAGCCCCCCTCTTTCTGCGGGGGCTCTCACTATTTCATTTAGGGACCATGGCTGTGTCTTCCCTTTGCTTAATTGCCAGGATgcttataaatacatacatttgaaATTAGAAAGGTACCATTTTTATTATACACCGACCATATGCCAGGCACCATAGCGGATGCTTTGGAAACATTCCAAGCGTACCCTAATTCCAACCCTAATACagagtgtttttggttttttggggggttttcccattttacagttatGAAGCCGTTCATCCAAGGCTGCTGAGCCAGTAAGATACTGGTGGGGTATGAACGGGTCTGTCTTACTCTACTGTCTCCTGGTTGGGGAGAATTTTGCTCCAAgtcatgggggtgcctgagcTCTGCTGGGCTCTGCCACAGCCCAACACTTctcaaaaagaagtttaaaataatCTAAACTAAGTAATACAAATGCAAACCCAGAAGGATCTTGGTGGAGAGGGGGATCTGTTGTCCTGGTTTTATCTACTAAGAGACCTATGCTTGaatccttccccccaacccctttccTTAATTTACTCAGCTGTGACCATCCTCGAAACCTTATTCTTAAACTCGAAAACACGGTGTCACAGCTGGTAATTTtagaaggaggagaggagagagggaagaagtggAGAGCGAGCGTGGGAGGAAGGTTAAGGATGACTCTAGCGCGGCTCTCAGGCCCGGCGGGGACTTCCTCGGCACAACACCCCGcacctccctctgttctctccctctcctgacctCCTCCAACTTTTCAAGCCAGCTGTCCTTCATGGTTTAGCTTAGGTCTGCACTAGGACCCCAAGTATCTGGAAATAATTTAGTCCTCTCAAAATGCACTACGCATTGGAAAGGATAGCTTTCCAACCATCTccccaaatggaaaagaaaaagaccactGTAAACAAATATTCAGCAAAAGCAAGCTTGCGGATATCCAAGACAGGTCCGGCACTACAGCCCTCACCATCCATGGTGTGGCATCAGAATATTCAAGTCTAGATTTTCCATTCACAAGGAAGAGAGTCATATATGTACAAAGTTGAAATCTACTCAAGTACTTTCTGTAGaacaatctaaaaataaattgagGCCGCCTGCAGGCCCCCGGCTCTTCCAGAGGCAGAGACCACACAGTGGTAGAAATCAACACCTGCTTCCCAGAACTGGGCGCGCATATACCCGTCAGGTGTGGGGGACGACAAAGCCACAGGATACCCAGAGCGTATCCACCAGAAGTGCCAAGTGGGCTTCAAAATTGGGGAAATAAAGCAGTAAACGTACTTGTGCTCCTAAACATCTTACATGTATATGAGATTGGGTTCTCATACTATCCTGTCACCGAGGTAGAAAAGAGACATTTCTAAGATACTGAACCTGATCCATGGTATCAGCTCTATTCAGGTCAACAGAATCTTCAAAattcaataaattcaacaaatgcACGTCACCTGATAACCAAGAAGAGACTAGaaactttggttttggtttgttttgctctTCCTGGGGCAACTCCATACAATATAGTATGGTACGCAACGAAAGATATTCATAAGGTTTTATAATAAAACACCATCTCACAAACTTCCAATTGAAGCAAATCACTGTGAGCTACCCAGGAGGGGTAAGAAAGAATTCACTCCCCTCAGTCATTAAGATATTTTCCCAGACGAAGAATTCAGCACGAGGAAAGGAAGCAGCCGGGTTGGAACCTTGCCTCGAGGAGAACAGTCTCCACAGGAGGGGACATGGCGGCCATTCAGGTCACAGCACGAGAACAGGCCACACCACAGAAAGGTACCGGGGAACAGCCAGTCAGCTCTAGAATGTGCCAGAATTGTGCTGGAACCGATGATCTCAGCCCTCGCAGCAATCCCATGAAGCAGGGACAGTTGTcctccccattctacagatgggaaaactgaggttaCAGATGTAATTAACGGGCAGAGCTGTGGTGTGAATCTGGGGCCCCTGCTTTGAAATTTATCCCCACCCAGCTCTTGGCAGCGTCTACCCGTTGTGTGGCCTCTTAACTGACCCCAGGCCACTGCTGAATTTCACCTTCACAGACAACACCTGCTCTTCCCCAGGATGTGTGCCCCCTGGCCTGGGCTGAACTCTCTCTGAGGCCCGCCCAGGTCCACTACACAGCTCCCTTGTGGCCGAAGGATTCACCAGAGGGCCTAAGCCTCCTCCCTGCAAGGCCAGAAGTGTTTCCAACGTTTATGTTTAACTTGTAGGAATAAGGGTGCTAGGCAGAGAGATGTGGGCATTTGGGGCCCCCATGGGAAGGCTTGGACCTCATTGTTGACAGGTGTCAGAGCTCTGGGAGGGGCGGTGGTGTCCAGTCGAGCAGCCCCTCACCACTTGTGGCTATTGACTACTTGGAATGTGACTGATCCAAATCATGCACCACGGCTATAAAATACACACCAGCTTTCAAAGACTTCGTATGAAAACAAGAAGGTAGAATTTCAAATTAATCATCTTTATATCAATTACTCATTAAAATCTTAATATTTGTGATATACTGGGTGGAATAGAATATGttattgaaattaatattacCCGTTCCTGTTTAGTTTTGAGTGTGGCTTGTAGAAAACTTCAGCTCACATACGCGGCTCGCGTCCTATTTCTGTTGGACGGAGCTGGTCTCTATCTTCGGGGAGACCTCTGATGGTCTACCGAGCCTAAGTTGGAATCTGTGGCCACTTATTTGCCCGGATGTCGCTGCCCCCGTAATTCCTCCAGAGGGAGGGGAGTTGAAGGTCACCCCACTTggcaggctggggcagagggtcCATTCAGAATTCTTTCTGGAAATCCTCAGCCAGTGCGACGGGGGCAGGCATTTTTCCCAAGAGCCCAAAGGACAGGAAAGGCCAGCCCTCCTCTGTCAAGGACCAGGGCAGTGAATGTTCTGGAGCCAAATGATCTAACCAGAAGTCGACTGTGAGTCACACATGCAAACCACAAATGCCAAagtcacatatgtaattttaaaagttttggtaGCCACATTAGAAATAGGGGAAAGAAACATGTGAATcagaatttaataatatattctcaCCCAATATacctgaaatattattttaacatgtaCCAGCATAAAAACTATGAATGAtgtgttttatgttcttttttttttttttttccatacgaAGTCTTCACCCCCCGGGATGTATTTTGCACTCACAGCACCCTAGCAGGAGACGAGTGGCTGCCAAATTGAGAGAGTCTAAGAGTCTACCCCTTAGCAGACCCTCCTGCATCAGGGCGAAGGGAACCCACCAAAATGTCCGCTGCTCAATGAAGTGCTAAGTCAGACACCTTCAGCCACGAAGACAGGCTTGCAGAGTTCTGatggcaaagggaaagagcaCTGTGCAGATATTTAAACAGAGAAAACAGTGGCTGAAAATACACATCATAAATACCAGTCATCATTAGGTGGTGAGGTTGTGGCCTTTTCTCTCGTTCCttatacttttctatttcttacagAGTTCtaataataatttagaaattatgatttaaaatgtttaagcaggggcgcctgggtggctcagtgggttaagcctttgccttcggctcagggtcctgagattaagcctggcatccggctctctgctcagcagggagcctgcttcccttcctctctctctctctgactgcctctcagcctacttgtgatctctctctctctgtcaaataagtaaataaaatctttaaaaaaaaaaaaaaaaagatttcctaaaacaaacaaacaaacaaataaataaataaaacgttcaAGCAATTAGAACGGTCAGCCCTGAACCGTTTCTTGAACGACTATACATACGTCTGGCCCCAAGTACTCCAAGAAGGGGTAACACCTCCAGGGACGTTGGGAGGGGGGTTCATATCTTAtcggggggagggagaggatttTCCTATGAGATATTTGTCCTGGGTGAACTGGGAGCATCACAGAGACAGACCAGCAAGGGCCGTGGGAGGACTCTGGTGCTACATCAGCAACAGAGACAAGTGTCCCTGTCCCTTACTCCTGCCCCTGCCTGGCCAGCACGCGCCTGCATCTCGCTGGCCCAGAGTTACAGGAGGCGCCCTGGtcagggcagagaggcagccgggggtggggggaagcgcTCAGACTCGAAAAACAGGTGATCGCACATTCTTTCCGCGTGCACACACTATGAATCAAATCGTTTCTAACGTGCCTACAGCTGTTCAGTAGGATACACTGGGCTGCCCCAGGTACTCATTTAAAGTCCAGCCCTGCTctactcacatacacacacacacacgcatacacacacacacacacacacacgcacgcacacacactcactcacacacacacacgcacagagcaCCAGAACAGCCAGATGTCTAACTAAGGATATTCACAATATCTCCCTTTCCCGTCTCAGCAGCTGCTTTTCTACAATCCTCGGTGGCATTTCACTTGGGAGAGACGTGGGAGGCATACTTCACACACGTGTGAGGGTCCGGCGTTCACGGTTACGTCTGTCGTTTGTCCCCTGTTCTCGAGATCTCTCTGGAGTGTGGCTGGGGTTGGTGAGACGACATTCCTGCTCCAGAGACTCAATCAGGGCTGAACCCATTTGCCTCAAATTCGTGCTTGCCTAGCGCTGGGGGTTAGCATGTGATGTCCAaggggtacagggtttctttggggggagggggatgacaAGGTTCTAAAGTTGATAGTAGGGATGTTTGCTCAACTCTGAGAAGCCATGGAATTGTACAGTTTAAATGAATGAActatatggtatgtgaattacatctcaataaggctgtttggttttgttttaaggtaATAAGCTCAGACGTGAAATTCACTCCATCCCGAGGATAACAGTGGAGCTTTCTGTCACCTTGGGCACTGCTTTCCCTGTATAAAGAATGGGAAAGGCTCTTTGCTCCTTGCTTATGTAAAGACTCGTGTGTGAACAGaactctcctctgcctctcctcgtGTCTTCCGAAGAAGGCCTCATAGTTCTGCAAAGGCTGACCCCTTTTCACTGACCTTTCTGCTCCTCCCACGCTTCTGGCCGTGTCCGGGATGACCTCGTCTGGGGCATCTGGAGCTTCCTTCTCGGGAATGGAAGTTAAGGTGGATAGGCCAGGCCTGGGGCTGCTTCTGGGACAATACATAGACATAGATGGTAAGAAGGGGATTTCTCTCCACATGTGACTAAAACAGTCCATCTCCCAATTCAAGCTTTAAGGTGCCACTACCCcaaaatgcatagaaaaaaaaaaatcaccttccaGCAGTCAATGGCTTTGGGATGCTCTTGGATCATCGGGGCCTCTCCGTGTAAATAAATCCAGATTCAAAAGCAAAGGGGTCCAGAAAAACCTGTGATTGACTCTGACCTACACCCCTAGAGCGTGGCCAGCTAGTACACACTTCACTCTTTTCAGACAGTTTGAGTGAGATGAACTCAAGAAGGCAGAGCAAACAGGGCTCTGTTTGGGACCAACACACAGCTTCCCACTTCCGCCCAATTCTCTCACCTTTTTCAGAATCTTAGCACATCCAGAAGTTGCAAGCAGGTAAATTTAAACCATTAAGCATAGAAAACCTATCTTTTTAAAGCACCACCCATCTATTTGATTGACTCTTAAAAACTGGGATTCACTTTTGACACTGGCCCCACATCCCCCTGGAAGTTTGTTATTTTCTGTACCTTTCGGCCTGGAGCACTCCCGGAGCCAGGGTTTGGGGTCTCGGGTCCCGATCCTTGTCAGGTTCCGGCGGTGAAGAGACGTGCACCTTCCCGCCCCCAACAGGAGTTGGGGGCTGGGGCCCGGGCTGCTCCTTAGCCGGCAGGTGCCCGGCCGGGCTGGCCCCCGGCAGAGTGGCGGCATCCTCCGAGCCTGGGGCCCCAACAGAGCAGCCTGCGTCCCCGTGAGCAGCACCAGAGAACATCCTTGTTGTACCTGTCTCGGGCAGGTCCCCAGCCACACGTGTCGCGGTCTCAGCTGTGCTCGAAGTGACGTCACCGTCTGCTTCCCCAGCAGCTCCTGCCCCCAAGCCAGGCTCCAGGGGCGTGGCTGTTACTTCTACAGCCTCTGGCTCAGGAGCACCCGGCTCACCCAGGGCACCACCTCCACACCTCTGCTCACTCCCAGGGGCGGCAGGGGTCCCGGATGCACAGACGGCCTCGGCCACAGTTGAAACCCCACTGTGGGGAGAAGATGCTCCCAGGACAGAGGTGAACAATGGCACGTCACTCGGACCCCTTGTGTGAGCACAGCCCCAGGCACCATCCTCCCCGGGTTGACCGTCCTGGGAGTATATTCCAGGAGGAATTCTGCCTTCTGGAACTGAGGCCCCTTCTTGGTGGCTCTGGGGCTCCCCCTGGAAGTCCGCAGCTTTTCCCCCAGGAGTCTCCAGAACGGCGGTGGGCAGGGAAGCACCTGAGGCTCGTTCTCGCGGGACCCCAGCCTGCTGGGAGGGGGCCTGGCCTGCACGCCCCGGCCCGGCCTCCCCAGCCCCATCTGGCTTCTCACCGTCCTGCACCATCGGTGGGACAATGGTCATTTCCTTTCCCACACCGGCACCTGGCAGGCTCGGCTCAGAGGCTGGCGCTGCCGAGCCCGGCAGCCTTTCCGGAGCAGGATCCTGGGGGACCAGAGAGGGGAGCTGAGCCTCTGTAGGCAActcttgcttcttttcctttgtgtCCACCCCGAGTCCAGAAGGAACGGCAAGGAGAGGGGCGATGGCCGCTCCTTGAGCCCCACCGGGAGTCTTCTCTGGGCATGGCCCGGTGAGGTCCTCGCCCTTCAGGCTCCCCTCGGCTCCTGCCTTTTCTCCCGCTGTGCTCTGGGGCCGATCGGTGGTCAGGACTCTGAGCACAGACTTCTCAAAGATCTTGGTGATGTGCTCCCTGAAGTCAGGGAACCCCGTGATCATGCCGATCTGCTTGGAGCTTGCTTCCACACCGCCTGACGCACCTCTCCGTGGATCTTCGGGAGGGTCTACCATCCCCTCTCCACTGCCCTCCGGCTCCCTTGCTGCCCCACCTGCCAACCTCTCCTTGCTGATGGGGTGCACTGGCATCCCGCCAGGCCGGGTGTCTGCACCCGGAGctcttgcctcctcctcctcccctgtcaTCTGCTTACTCTCCATCAGAAGGGGCGCCCTGTCCAGGTAGGGGATGGAGCCCGCGGGTCCCTCAACATTTCCAGCTTTGGGGCTTCCACTGCCCGCTTGCACCACAGAGACCTCCACACTGGCTGCTCCTGGTTGTGAGGGAGAGGTGAGCAAGCCGGCAGAAAGCTTCATGGAGGTGGCTTGTCTCGAGGCCAGAAGGGGCTCTTCAATGGGACGAGGGCCTGCGCCTTTCCCAGCAGCACCATCGATGTGCAGGTAAGGAGTGTCTGGAGCGGCCTCTTCTGGTGGCCCAGGTGGCAAGGGTCTCTTTGGGTCGGGGACAGCCTGGGCTGCAGAAATATCCACCTTGCTCCCGGGCATCCCCCCCACTTCTTCGGCTGGCAGCCAGGCATCCTGGCAGCTGGCTGAGAGCTGCACTGCTCGGCTTGGCTCACTCGGGGCAAAAGTAGAATCTTCCTTCCCAGGGGAGGCGCGCTGCTCAGTGTGGAGGGAGCCGCCACTCAGAGCAACTTCTGTGGGCCCCTCCAGAGCCCGCTGCACCCCCAGCTCCCCTCGCTCAGCATTCCCACCAGTCTCGGCAGCCCCACAGTCCGCACCTTGATCCTTGGCCACTGGGAAACTTCCCAGGAGCTTCGGGGCCTCGGCATCCGAGGCGGTGGGGAGCTCCATTTCCTTCTGCAGGGCCGGCACAGGTTGCTGCCCGCCTCCCTGCGTTTCCCCACACGCCTCTGTGTCTGGGGCATCCTGGCTGGGTGTGACTCTAAGGCTGGCGGGCGCCGGGGCTGGCGGGCCCTGAGCTGCATCCAGGAGGGCGACTGAGTCAGGCCCACAAGGTGGGGTCACCTCTGTGTTCCCACTTGCCTTCTCTGTCTTACCCAACCCCTGGAGCGGGGGCTGAGCGTCAGTGGCTTGAGAAAGTTCTGCATCCCTGAGACATGCTTCTTCATGCCGGCCGCCGGCTTGCGACACACCTGCCCATTCCTGCTGGGGCTTGTTGGGCCCCTGCTGTGCACAGCGACTCTCCTCTCCGCTCAGGTGACCTTCGAGAGGAGAGTCCTTGGAGGCATCTGCAGCAGGTGGCGAGACTCCGGAAGGCAGGCCGCCACGGCACGCTCCCTCCCGCTCATCCTGCCCTGGCTCTGACGACGCCGGTCCTACTGTTGCTGACAGCTCTGGTGCTTCTGTCGCTGCACTCCCCGGAACCACACCCCTGGGAGCCAAACCTGGAGCAGCAGCCAGACCGCCTTCGGGGAGCTCCCCTTGAAGGTCCAGTCCGGAAACTTGTTCCTCTCTGCCATGGATGGACAAGCACACGTCCTCCAGAGGTCCCACAGGGAGGAGGGTTGGAGAAGCATCTGTGTCCAGGTTCTTAAAGCCTCGACTGCCTGCATAAGTCTCTTGCTCATTTTCACACTGCTGGGGCTTCTCCCTGAGCATGTCAGACACGGATGCTTCTGGTTCTGATTGCAATGGCTGGAGAAGGTTCTCAGAAGATACTCGGGGCCCCTCAGAAGCAGCTACTTGTGGCCAGCTGTCACAGGACGGGTTTCCCTGCTGATCTCGCTCCTGGCTGAGCACTGAAAGCCCACCATCCACTGCCAGATTCTCCCCCTCGAGGGGATGTGGCCCATCAGCATGGACTTCCTGACCAGCTGCCTCACGTCCCAGCCCACAAGGTTGGCCTGAGGGTGTCAGCAAGCCCTCCCCGGCACAGCTGCTGGGCCTCCATGCCGACGGGCAGCTCCTCATCTTTGTGTCAGATGGGCTCTCCGCCTCCTGGGCTTTGGGGATGACCTCTGCCGCAGAAGTTAACAGGAAGTCTGATTTCTCCGATTCTAAAGCAGGAAGAGCGTCCATTCTTTCCAATCCCCCCACATCCCGAAGGGGGTCGGGACACTGGGTCTGCAATCCCAGCACCTCCCAGACAGCTTCTTTGGGAAGAATGTGTTCACCAGTTCCATCCGGCCCGGGGGGCAGGGCGAGCTCCTTCTCTGGTCGCTTGGGCAGTGAGCCAGAGGCCTGGACCACATGGGCTTCCCCCATCATCCCACAGGTCACCGAGCTCCTCACTGCATCTGCGGGTGGAGAGCCAGACCTATTGGTGTGCCCGGGACCCTCCCTCCTGGGTGGCTGTGCTGAATCGGTGCTGGGATGCACGTTGCTCTCCACATCAGGGCTTAGCTTCGAAACCTCGTCTTTTTCTACCTCTGGGCTGGGCTTGCAGCCTAAGGCCCCGGGTTGCTCCTCCCATGGCTTCTCAGGATCTCTACCATCAAGTGGCTCTGGGACTTCTTCCTGTCCCCTAGAGTTGGCCCTGGGTAGTCTGCTCTCCTCCTCAGCTATAGCTGGGCTTTCAGGGGCCATGGCTTCATCCTTTGGCCCTAGTGTGCTTCTCGCCTTTTCATCTGATACACTGGTTGGGCCGGGGGGCAGTACTCCTTGTTGGACTTTCTGGTCCCTCACTGAGACCTCTCCACTGTCCTCCTGGGGCAAAGGggcagtgccttctccacagttCCCTCCTAGACCCTCTCCCTCACTTCTGAGATCAGATTTGAGCTTCTCCCGTCCTGCCAACCCTGCATCTGCTAACTTTTTGGCCAGATTCGTAAGAACTGGCATCTCTGCCCCGGAAACCATCTCCTCGGTCAACCAGCTGGATTCTTCTGCAGCGGCAGAGGCCTGAGCAGTTGGTGATGCAGCGGAGCCCGAAGCTGGATGCTTGTCCTCCGTTGGTGCAGGTggggcaggctctgtgctcgtgAGCAAAGCCCCTCGGGGCTGGCTGtctgctgctgcagggttggctGCACCGGGCTCACTTCCTGGGCCCCCTGCCTGCAAGTGACCCCGAGCATCGCAGGCCTCCCCGTTCTCCTTCCCAGAGCCCCTGGCTCCAGGCACCGGAGTGCAGCTCTGTGAATCCCAGGGCGGCTCGACGTGTGCCAGAAGTGCTCCCATTTGCTGCTGGCAGTTTTCCCGGGAACTTGTGTCATCTTCCTGGGCAGCCCCTGCAGGGCTCCTCATGGGATGGCAGGCCCCGGGCAATCCTGAGCCATCAGCAGAAGCCCGAGGTGGCACCTCCCCTTGGCATTTGTCCCTGTCCAAGGCTCTGGGGGCTGGCTCTGGTAGAGTCAGGGTCTCGGGCTTTGTGGGAGACTCCTCTGGACCAGGTGAGCCTGCCTTGCCTGGCTGAGTGGCAGCAGGGGCTTCCAGGGCCTGTGGCACAGAGGCCGGCCCCTGCCTGGCCTCTGCTAGGGGCTGGCCACCTGCAGCCTCATTCCCTTGGGACTTGAAATCACCAGGGTGGCCATCTTCTCCAGGTTGTCCTTTCATCAGCTCTTGATGAGGTGCTGGTGAAACCCCCACGGACCGGTCAGTGCAGCTAGAGGAAGACCATGTGTGCCCAGCACTGGGGACAACAGCACCCACGCTGCACTGAGTAGAACTGCCCCCCTCAGGGACAGATGCTGTTGGGGCCTCCCCACAGGCATCTGGGGACAGTTCCGGCCTGGGGTGTTGAACGAGCGGCCAGTCTTTAGGTTCTGCTACTGGGCTCGCCAAGCAAGAGTCCGGAGAGCCCTCAGCAAAGGGCATGGAGGCAGAAGGGCACTCCTGCTCCCAGGGCACTCGTGAGCAGGCCGGCGGAGAACCTTCCAGGCCCCTGGCCTCCTGGGGGCTTTTGCTTGGCTCAGTCACCTCCCGGGACACGATGCATGGGTCCAGGCTGGCAGTACCCTCAGAAGCAGAGCAGGAGCCTCGGTGC encodes the following:
- the TACC2 gene encoding transforming acidic coiled-coil-containing protein 2 isoform X1, with product MGNETSTSGSQQENSNLPDVVLWPPKPQPVQKTSPAQSPGSVQPPGRGQNVKGDPENSGSAGHGDLHSTGHRGSCSASEGTASLDPCIVSREVTEPSKSPQEARGLEGSPPACSRVPWEQECPSASMPFAEGSPDSCLASPVAEPKDWPLVQHPRPELSPDACGEAPTASVPEGGSSTQCSVGAVVPSAGHTWSSSSCTDRSVGVSPAPHQELMKGQPGEDGHPGDFKSQGNEAAGGQPLAEARQGPASVPQALEAPAATQPGKAGSPGPEESPTKPETLTLPEPAPRALDRDKCQGEVPPRASADGSGLPGACHPMRSPAGAAQEDDTSSRENCQQQMGALLAHVEPPWDSQSCTPVPGARGSGKENGEACDARGHLQAGGPGSEPGAANPAAADSQPRGALLTSTEPAPPAPTEDKHPASGSAASPTAQASAAAEESSWLTEEMVSGAEMPVLTNLAKKLADAGLAGREKLKSDLRSEGEGLGGNCGEGTAPLPQEDSGEVSVRDQKVQQGVLPPGPTSVSDEKARSTLGPKDEAMAPESPAIAEEESRLPRANSRGQEEVPEPLDGRDPEKPWEEQPGALGCKPSPEVEKDEVSKLSPDVESNVHPSTDSAQPPRREGPGHTNRSGSPPADAVRSSVTCGMMGEAHVVQASGSLPKRPEKELALPPGPDGTGEHILPKEAVWEVLGLQTQCPDPLRDVGGLERMDALPALESEKSDFLLTSAAEVIPKAQEAESPSDTKMRSCPSAWRPSSCAGEGLLTPSGQPCGLGREAAGQEVHADGPHPLEGENLAVDGGLSVLSQERDQQGNPSCDSWPQVAASEGPRVSSENLLQPLQSEPEASVSDMLREKPQQCENEQETYAGSRGFKNLDTDASPTLLPVGPLEDVCLSIHGREEQVSGLDLQGELPEGGLAAAPGLAPRGVVPGSAATEAPELSATVGPASSEPGQDEREGACRGGLPSGVSPPAADASKDSPLEGHLSGEESRCAQQGPNKPQQEWAGVSQAGGRHEEACLRDAELSQATDAQPPLQGLGKTEKASGNTEVTPPCGPDSVALLDAAQGPPAPAPASLRVTPSQDAPDTEACGETQGGGQQPVPALQKEMELPTASDAEAPKLLGSFPVAKDQGADCGAAETGGNAERGELGVQRALEGPTEVALSGGSLHTEQRASPGKEDSTFAPSEPSRAVQLSASCQDAWLPAEEVGGMPGSKVDISAAQAVPDPKRPLPPGPPEEAAPDTPYLHIDGAAGKGAGPRPIEEPLLASRQATSMKLSAGLLTSPSQPGAASVEVSVVQAGSGSPKAGNVEGPAGSIPYLDRAPLLMESKQMTGEEEEARAPGADTRPGGMPVHPISKERLAGGAAREPEGSGEGMVDPPEDPRRGASGGVEASSKQIGMITGFPDFREHITKIFEKSVLRVLTTDRPQSTAGEKAGAEGSLKGEDLTGPCPEKTPGGAQGAAIAPLLAVPSGLGVDTKEKKQELPTEAQLPSLVPQDPAPERLPGSAAPASEPSLPGAGVGKEMTIVPPMVQDGEKPDGAGEAGPGRAGQAPSQQAGVPRERASGASLPTAVLETPGGKAADFQGEPQSHQEGASVPEGRIPPGIYSQDGQPGEDGAWGCAHTRGPSDVPLFTSVLGASSPHSGVSTVAEAVCASGTPAAPGSEQRCGGGALGEPGAPEPEAVEVTATPLEPGLGAGAAGEADGDVTSSTAETATRVAGDLPETGTTRMFSGAAHGDAGCSVGAPGSEDAATLPGASPAGHLPAKEQPGPQPPTPVGGGKVHVSSPPEPDKDRDPRPQTLAPGVLQAERSSPRPGLSTLTSIPEKEAPDAPDEVIPDTARSVGGAERSHVADDVIQPAALEDLENPLLAASSHHRDALSRVSRDVTAQRSSDSEEAFETPESTTPVKAPPAPPPPPPEVTPEPEVSAQPPLEEPGNQGCGSEPASVPDGPRSSSVEGSPFRPPSHSFSAVFDEDKPIASSGTYNLDFDSIELVDDFQTLEPRCSDSKSQECKVNTRRKSTDSVPVSKSTLSRSLSLQASDFDGASCSGNPEAVALAPDAYSTGSSSASSTLKRTKKPRPPSLKKKQTTKKPTETPPVKETQQEPVEENTVPSEENQALETKPELAKTEGSVPALLEETPLEPTAVPKAACPLDPEGAEGAVPPSSGSGRVQNSPPVGRKTLPLATAPEAVEVTPSDSGGQEDSPVKGLSVRLEFDYSEDKGSWDSQQENPPPTKKLGKKPVAKMPLRRPKMKKTPEKLDNTPASPTRSPDEPNDIPIAKGTYTFDIDKWDDPNFNPFSSTSKMQESPTLPQQSYNFDPDACDESIDPFKTSSKTPSSPSKSPASFEIPASAIEANGADGDGLNKPAKKKKTPLKTDTFRVKRSPKRSPLSDPPSQDSTPAATPETPVISAVVHATDEEKLAVTNQKWTCVTVDLEADKQDYPQPSDLSTFVNDTKFSSPTEELDYRNSYEIEYMEKIGSSLPQDDDAPKKQALYLMFDTSQESPVKSPPVRTSESPTPCSGSSFEETEALVNAGAKIQHPVPRGLAPNQEPHLQVPEKSSQKELEAMTLGTASDAIEITAPEGSFASADALLSRLAHPASLCGALDYLEPDLAEKNPPVFAQKLQEELEFAVMRIEALKLARQIALASRSRQDTKREAAHPTDVSISKTALYSRIGTSEVEKPAGLLFQQPDLDSALRIARAEIITKEREVSEWKDKYEESRREVMEMRKIVAEYEKTIAQMIEDEQREKSVSHQTVQQLVLEKEQALSDLNSVEKSLADLFRRYEKMKEVLEGFRKNEEVLKKCAQEYLSRVKKEEQRYQALKVHAEEKLDRANAEIAQVRGKAQQEQAAYQASLRKEQLRVDALERTLEQKRVTINTDMSPSSRQRTRPGRAVSRGRHVARPRRRGNRVAPALRFLNCSSPWGPQADGRASRGAVGGGKRSSFPRTAPASHTPQEKCFLSQFQRPEVPDQSAFGVCTRGSPLPHSPPPPPFPPPLAEALR